CTGATCCAGGAGGGCATGATCGCACTGCTGGGCGCGATCTGGGATTACCGTGAGGACCGGGGTACAAGCTTTAAAACCTTTGCCGGCCTGTGTGTGGAAAACCGTATAAAAAGTGTGGTCACAAAAGCGAAACGGCCGAAGCACAGCCCAATGGGCGATACGGTCTCCCTGTATTCACCCATTTCAGAGGACGATCCGGAGACCACGCTGCTGGATCTGGTGGCCTCCACCGCGGCGCTGGACCCTGATGAGGAGCTGGTGACCCGTGAGGCTGTCGAGCATTTCAGCCAGGTGGCTAAGAGTGAGCTCTCAGAGCTGGAAAAGCAGGTGCTTTATTTTTACCTGAAGGGCGCGTCCCACCAGGAGATCAGCGATAAGATCGGCCGGTCGAAAAAGGCTGTGGACAACGCGATCCAGCGTATCCGAAAAAAAATCTAAAAATTTTAATAAAACCCCTTGACTATCCTATCAGAATAGAGTATCATATAGAAGCTGTCGATGTTGAGTCCGAATTTGCGAAGCGAATTTGGCAGCACGCATAGAGCGTGCGGTAACGAGACAAACGCAAATGACACGGAAATTCTATTGAATAGTTATATAATTTCCGAAGCATTTGTGATCCTTCTATGGGGAGATGCCCGAGTGGCTAAAGGGGGCGGACTGTAAATCCGTTGACTGAGTCTACGATGGTTCGAATCCATCTCTCCCCACCAACGTTTTGTCCAAATTTACGGAGTAAATTTGGTAGTGCGCATGGAGCGTTAGCGGGCGCACGGCAACAAAACTAACGCAGATGACGAAGCAATTATCCGATAAGGATAATCGAATTGCTAAGGAATCTACGATCCTTTATACA
The DNA window shown above is from Eubacterium limosum and carries:
- a CDS encoding sigma-70 family RNA polymerase sigma factor, coding for MDKDLELVKKAQGGDKEAVVTIVEKYRCVVTQKARPFYYIGGDQEDLIQEGMIALLGAIWDYREDRGTSFKTFAGLCVENRIKSVVTKAKRPKHSPMGDTVSLYSPISEDDPETTLLDLVASTAALDPDEELVTREAVEHFSQVAKSELSELEKQVLYFYLKGASHQEISDKIGRSKKAVDNAIQRIRKKI